A window of the Oryza brachyantha chromosome 5, ObraRS2, whole genome shotgun sequence genome harbors these coding sequences:
- the LOC102708059 gene encoding WAT1-related protein At5g64700-like — protein MDGKKPYVMAVVIQVIYTGLYVVSKAAFDQGMNTFVFIFYRQAAATLLLLPLAIILERRNAPPMSLRLFTKLFMYALLGNTISMNVYNISLKYTSATVGSATSNSVPVVTFFLAVLLRLEVIRLRTLSGMAKAAGVALCLGGVLVIALYAGPAISPLNHHRAFTNEAASRGGGGGGRTRWVKGTFLMLLSNTAWSLWIVLQASLLKEYPNKLLATLLQCALSTLQSLLLAAAVVRADAAAWRLRLDAGLLAVAYTGFVVTGVSFYLQAWCIEKKGPVFLAMSNPLCFVLTIFCSSFFLGEIVHLGSILGGILLVAGLYSVLWGKSKEHNMQLTLAAAATVQVKQQQDDSADNKMDIAADEDEKQQKLASPEQQV, from the exons TTCTACCGTCAGGCCGCTGCCACTCTTCTCTTGCTCCCTCTCGCCATCATCCTCGAAAG gaGAAATGCGCCACCCATGTCGCTTCGGTTGTTCACCAAGCTCTTCATGTACGCTCTGCTGGG GAACACAATAAGCATGAACGTGTACAACATCAGCCTCAAGTACACCTCGGCGACAGTCGGATCCGCCACTAGCAACTCTGTCCCTGTCGTCACCTTCTTCTTGGCTGTCCTCTTAAG GCTGGAAGTGATCCGGCTGAGGACCTTGTCAGGCATGGCCAAGGCGGCGGGCGTGGCGCTCTGCCTCGGCGGCGTGCTCGTCATCGCGCTCTACGCCGGCCCCGCGATAAGCCCGCTCAACCACCACCGCGCCTTCACCAACGAAGCGgcgagccgcggcggcggcggcggcgggcggacgAGGTGGGTGAAGGGGACGTTCCTGATGCTGCTGTCCAACACGGCATGGTCGCTGTGGATCGTGCTCCAGGCGTCGCTGCTCAAGGAGTACCCCAACAAGCTGCTCGCCACGCTCCTGCAGTGCGCCCTCAGCACGCTGCAGtcgctgctgctcgccgcggccgtcgtgcgcgccgacgcggcggcctGGCGGCTGCGCCTCGacgccggcctcctcgccgtcgcctacACCGGCTTCGTCGTCACGGGCGTCTCCTTCTACCTCCAGGCCTGGTGCATCGAGAAGAAGGGGCCCGTCTTCCTGGCCATGTCCAACCCGCTCTGCTTCGTCCTCACCATCTTCTGctcctccttcttcctcgGCGAGATCGTCCACCTCGGCAGCATCCTCGGCGGCATcctgctcgtcgccggcctctACAGCGTGCTCTGGGGTAAGAGCAAGGAGCACAATATGCAgctcaccctcgccgccgccgccactgtaCAAGTGAAACAGCAGCAAGACGACAGTGCAGATAACAAGATGGACATCGCCGCCGATGAGGACGAGAAGCAGCAGAAATTGGCATCGCCAGAGCAACAAGTCTAG
- the LOC102712534 gene encoding uncharacterized protein LOC102712534, which produces MQAAARRWRCFHSTASALSKSTPHIRFAVREKRGDAKAALKNILLNGGPYSESSNKQKRQQKGSGKSKLTNSNYGKNPHRKGKSAQKWRNFDEDDCSDTPYGNFGGKRSFTWYWPGENDESGSPSGFQWRDESQSTKSRQRVWNESDVDEEEELCYDNLQRHRISLGLTPLGPLELDHIKSAFRASALRWHPDKHQGASQAEAEEKFKRCVEAYKALAGAFKPSG; this is translated from the exons aTGCAGGCCGCCGCGCGGCGATGGAGATGCTTCCACTCCACAGCCTCCGCTCTCTCCAAATCCACG CCTCACATCAGATTTGCTGTCCGCGAAAAGCGTGGTGATGCTAAGGCTGCTCTCAAGAACATTCTTCTTAACGGTGGTCCCTATTCG GAGAGCAGCAATAAACAAAAGAGACAACAAAAAGGAAGTGGTAAATCCAAGCTTACAAACTCCAACTATGGAAAAAATCCACATAGAAAAGGCAAAA gtgCACAAAAATGGAGAAACTTTGATGAAGATGACTGCAGTGATACCCCTTATGGGAATTTTGGTGGTAAGAGATCTTTTACCTGGTACTGGCCTGGGGAGAATGACGAAAGTGGGAGTCCCAGTGGATTTCAGTGGAGGGATGAGTCTCAATCGACCAAATCAAGGCAAAGAGTTTGGAATGAAAGTGATGtagatgaggaagaagagcTTTGCTATGATAATCTTCAAAGACATAGAATATCACTTGGTTTGACGCCTTTAGGTCCCTTAGAACTTGATCATATTAAGTCGGC TTTTCGTGCATCGGCTCTCAGGTGGCACCCAGACAAACATCAAGGAGCATCACAG GCTGAAGCGGAGGAGAAGTTCAAACGCTGTGTGGAAGCATACAAGGCGTTGGCTGGTGCTTTCAAACCAAGTGGCTAA